TCCTCGTTAAAAATGAGGTCGTCTACTTCCCAATATATGCGGGCGCGCAAGCGCCTCGCTTCTTCTACGAGCTGGATACATTGTGGATAAGCGGGCACGCGGTAAAAAATAATGATCGAGTGCGTTTGTAAAGCTGCGGTACAAGCTTGTAAATCGGTCCAGCTCAATACCGTGCAGGGGTAGCCCAACCCACCGACCATTTGCTGTTTTTGAGTTACGCGATATTTGGTGCATTGAGGAATGCTCGTCTCGGCAATAATCAATACGCGACAACCCAACGACTCTATGGCATCTCGGTTAACTGGCGGCAATGATCTGGGTAGCCCCAAACTAACAAGGATGGGCTGATAGCGCAAGACGCCGGAAAGACCTCGCGTGCGAAGAAAGCGAGCGGCACGCAGGCACGTGTGAATTAGCCCGACGTGGCGCAAACTATCTACCACGGCGTGACAAAGACCTTTTACTCGCGACAATGCTAGTTTGGGCGAGCGAAGCGACATAAAGATAAAGCGAACGAACTGCATATTTCAACTTGCCTGCAGCAAGTTATTAGACGGTGAGTCAAAAACAATTTGCGCTTGTAAATCAACCAGCCCGGAAAACGCTGTTACTGGATCGACCTTTAAGTGAATGGAATCATAACGACGGTCATGCGGAATAACCTCTCCAGACAATGAGCGACTGGCAATACCCACGGAAACAAAATAGTCCCCTTCGAACAATCTTAATGGTAACGATACAGAGAAAATGCCATCCATCCCTGGTTGAGCAATATCCAATACTTCAGACCCTTGCTGCTCTGTGTTCGTGTTGTATATCGTAATGCCTTCTTTGGTTTTTACGGCAAAACCAAAAATTGGGCGTACAACAACCGCCAAAAAACGAACACGCAAGGCCAGAGTTAGATACTGCCCGCTAATTAAGGTATTTGGAAACTGACTACCATTGACGAAAGCAGCAAAATCAACCAGTTCAGCAGCCCTGTCTCCCCAACGATATTCAGAAGGGTTGTAATACGGACGGGCCTCAAAGCTTTTATCCAGATCTGCCAAAGCAGTATGGTTAGACGAAATAATGGGTACAGCTTTGGGTACAGCTTCTAGTTGGGTAACTACATCAGTTTTCACTTCAACAACTGGCTTGCCAAATAGTATATCCAGGTAGCGGTTAACGACTTGCCGAGGAAGGCCAGTCGCCACCATATGGCCACCATCAAGCAAAATAGCTGAATCACAATGTGACACAATTTGCTCGGTCGCGTGGGTGACCAATAGGATGGAGGTTCCGTTCTCTTTCAGCTTTTTCAGACGTGCGAAGCATTTGGCTTGAAACTTGGCATCTCCTACCGCCAGTGCTTCATCCACAATAAGTACCTCTGGCTCTATCTGCGCTTGCACCGCAAAAGCCAAGCGAATCAGCATACCGCTCGAGTAAGTACGGGTCGGTGCGTGCACGAAATCGCCAATATCAGCAAATGCCAATATATCGTCGATACGAGCATCAGTTTCTTCTCGACTCAAGCCTAGAAGAGAGGCATTCATATAGACGTTTTCCATACCAGTAAATTCCGGATTGAAACCCGCTCCCAACTCCAGCAACGCTGCCACGCGACCGTTTACCGTGACCTCTCCGTGAGAGGGGTCCAGCGTTCCAGTGATTATTTGCAATAGAGTAGACTTGCCCGATCCATTTTTACCTACTACCCCGACCGTCTGCCCACGCGGAACTACAAAATTAATATCGCGTAAGGCCCAGAATTCTTTATGTAATGCTACCTTGCCCTTTGAAAGCGCATGAAACAGACGGTGGTGCGGCTTTGACCAGATATTAAAGCACTTGGCGACGTTACTTACTTCTATAGCATTCATATCAAAGTACATCCGCAAAACCGCGCCGCGTTTTCTGAAACCAGGCAAACGCAAGAGTCGCAAGTACAAGACTCACTAAGGAATTCATCCCTAACGCCAGGAAATCAGGGCGGAGGCCTTGCACAAAGACCCCACGAGCTTGTTCAATGAGACCAGCCAAAGGATTTAGCATAATCAATCCTTGGAAACGAGGAGGAATCGCACTAATCGGGAAAAAGATCGGGCTCAGGAACATTAGAATAGTGATGAAAACGGTAACGATTTGCCCTACGTCGCGAAAATAGACTCCCAGTGAAGATAAAAACCACGACGACGCCAAACAGAGGAGACACACAGGGATCAGCACTAGTGGGTAATACAGTGCAGTCCAGGGAATGCCAACTCCTGCGATGACCATGAAAATCACCAAGACTGCAATGCCAATCAACACATTGAAGAGCGCAGCCCCCAAACTGACGAAAGACAACACTTCCAAGGGAAAAATGACTTTTTTAACGTAGTTCGCATTACCGAGAATCAAGTTTGGTGCACGCGTAAAACAGTCAGCAAAAAGATTGAAGAGTATCAAACCGCAGAACAAGACAATGGCAAATTCAGCTTTACCGCCACTCATACCTCCCCACTTAGCTTTGAAGACCACGCTGAATACAAACGTGTATATGCCAAGCATCAACAGGGGATGCAGAACGGCCCAGACCATACCCAGCATCGAGCCGCGATAACGGCCCACAATCTCGCGGACGATCAAACTCTTGATTAGCCCCCTGTTGCGCAAAAAAGAAGCCACCAGTTCTGCTGGGCCAAGCTTGTATTCTTTCATTTTTCCAACCGAATCGACACAGCACTCATACCGCGCCGTTTGTTAACAAGCATGTTTTACCTCGGCGCAGTCCCAATCGTACCAACACGCCATCACAAAATTCAGAGGGCCCTAGAGAAGGCTATCAAACGAAATATTCTGCGAGAGCGAAAGCGGATGCTTCAGCATCCTTACCAGAAACCACGGGCTGTACCTGCAGGGGCCAGTCGATGGCCAATGTCTTGTCATCCCAGCAGATAGCCCGCTCGTACTCCTTGGCCCAGTAATCCGTGGTCTTATACAAAAATTCGGCGTATTCGGAGGTGACAACAAAACCATGGGCGAACCCCTCTGGCACCCACAATTGCCGCTTGTTTTCGGCACTTAAGGTCTCGCCCACCCATTGACCAAAGGTAGGCGATGATTTTCGTAGATCAACTGCAACATCAAAGACCTCGCCAAGCGTCACCCGCACGAGTTTGCCTTGCGCCTGTAGTATCTGATAGTGCAGACCCCGCAGTACTCCCCGGCTGGAGCGTGAATGGTTGTCCTGGACGAAGTTGACTGTACGCCCTATTGCTTGCTCGAATCGAGCATGGTTGAAGCTCTCAAAAAAGAAACCCCGGTCATCCCCAAAAACTTGGGGTTCGATTATTTTTACGTCCGGAATGGCAGTGTCAATCACTTTCATTAAAAAACCTTATCCTTCAATATCTTCAGCAGATACTGACCATATCCATTTTTCTTGAGAGGCTGTGCCAGCTTCTCGATTTCGGCAGCACTTACCCATCCGGCATGGAATGCAATTTCTTCTGGGCAACAGACTTTCAGCCCTTGGCGAGATTCAATGGTATGAATGAACTGGCTGGCCTCAAGCATCGATTCGTGCGTGCCCGTATCCAGCCAGGCATAGCCGCGACCCATGGTTTGCACTTCCAGTTCACCACCGTTCAGGTACGCAGCATTCACATCCGTGATTTCAAGTTCACCACGGGGTGAAGGCTTAATACTCTTGGCAATTTCGACCACTTTATTGTCATAAAAGTACAAACCAGTTACCGCATAATTCGACTTAGGAGTTTGCGGTTTTTCTTCGAGGCTAATCGCATGGCCAGCAGCATCGAACTCAACCACGCCATAGCGTTCCGGGTCATTTACTCTGTACGCGAAAACAGTTGCTCCGCTCGTCTTGGCGGAAGCGTCCGCCAACAGACCAGCAAAATCGTGTCCATAGAAAATATTGTCGCCAAGCACGAGTGCGCAATCATCGTTACCAATGAATGATTCGCCAATGATAAAGGCCTGAGCCAAACCGTCCGGGCTGGCTTGTACAGCATATTGCAGGTTGATACCCCACTGGCTGCCATCACCTAACAGTTGCTCAAACCGGGGGGTGTCCTGGGGGGTGGAAATCACCAAGATATCGCGAATGCCCGCCAGCATCAGCGTGCTAAGCGGGTAATAGATCATAGGCTTGTCGTAAATCGGCAGGAGCTGCTTGGATACCGCAAGGGTCGCCGGGTAAAGGCGGGTACCAGATCCACCTGCGAGGATGATCCCTTTTCTGGAACGAGTCGTCATTGCAAAATTCTCAAATCATTAATTGAAGGGTTCGCTGCAGCGTATCGCGCCATTCAGGCAAGGCCAGACCGAAAGTGGTACGCAACTTGTCGGTCGATAGCCGGGAATTGGCTGGCCGAGGCGCTGGCAACGGGTAGCCGGACGTGGGAATCGGCTCGATGTCGCTGGCTTTTAACTTAAGCGCAGCTCCCAAGGCGCGTGCCTGATCGACAACCTCAACCGCATAATCACGCCAGTTGGTTTCGCCTGCAGCGGCCAAATGGTAGATTCCATAGGGGAAAGCGTCTGTGCTCTTGGCGTGCAGATACTGTCCGACAACCTGGGCAGCCACGTCTGCAATGACAGACGCAGCGGTAGGTGCGCCAAACTGGTCCGCAACGACTTTAAGGCTTTCGCGCTCACCCGCCAGACGGAGCATGGTTTTGGCAAAATTATTGCCATGAGCACCAAAAACCCAGCTGGTGCGAAAAATCAGATGCCGCGCACCTGAGGCAGCAATGGCCTGTTCACCGGCCAGCTTGCTTTGACCATAAACCGAGCGGGGACCAGTCGCATCAGACTCAAGATACGCCCCGGCTTTGTCGCCGTCATACACATAGTCGGTAGAGAAATGCACCAGCAGTGCGCCTGACTTTACTGCCGCTGCGGCCATGACGGCAGGAGCAGTGGCATTGATGGCAAATGCCAACTCTCTTTCCGTTTCTGCACGATCCACTGCGGTATAAGCAGCCGGATTTACAATGACGTCCGGCGCATATCTGTCCAGCAATGCAGCAACCGCATGCTCGTCAGCGAGATCACACTCATCCCGTCCAACGGCAATGACCTCACCCAAAACGGAAAGGCTGCGCAGCAATTCAAAGCCAACCTGCCCCTGCTTTCCTGTTACCAGAATCCGCGTCATTTCAATTTCCGTATTGCTGGTTGACCCAGTCACGATAGGCACCACTGGTCACATTCTGGACCCATTCCTGGCTATCCAGGTACCACTGTACGGTTTTGCGAATGCCGCTTTCGAATGTCTCGGTCGGTTTCCAGCCCAATTCATCCGCCAGCTTGGTTGCGTCAATGGCGTAGCGGCGATCATGACCGGGGCGGTCGGTTACATAGGTAATCTGGCTAAAATAGGACTGACCATCCTCGCGCGGGCGCAGTTCGTCAAGGATGCTGCAAATATGCTGCACCACATCCAGATTGGCTTTCTCGTTCCAGCCTCCCACATTGTAGGTTTCGCCCAACCGGCCGGCCTGCAGGACCCGGCGGATGGCGGAACAATGGTCCTTCACGTACAACCAGTCGCGGATTTGCTGGCCGTCACCATAAATAGGCAGCGGTTTCCCAGCCAAGGCATTAAGGATAACCAACGGAATCAGCTTTTCCGGGAAGTGGTACGGGCCATAATTATTGGAGCAATTGGTCGTCAGTACCGGCAGCCCGTACGTGTGATGCCATGCACGGACCAGGTGATCTGATGCGGCTTTGGAGGCCGAGTAGGGGCTATTCGGCTCGTAGGCATTGGTTTCACGAAACGGGTGATCGTCAGCGCTGAGCGTGCCGTACACCTCATCGGTCGACACATGCAAGAACCGGAACGCTGCGCGCTCTGCTTCCGGCAATGCACTCCAGTAGGCACGAACCGATTCCAGCAAATTAAAAGTGCCAACAACGTTGGTCTGGATAAAATCGCCTGGGCCGTGGATTGACCGATCAACGTGCGACTCTGCCGCAAAATTCACTACCGCGCGCGGGCGATGTTCTTCGAGCAGGCGAGCGACCAGTTCACGATCACCAATATCGCCATGCACGAACGCATGCCGAGCATCGCCCGCAAGGGACTTGAGCGTATCGGCATTGCCCGCATAAGTGAGCTTGTCGAGATTGATGACGGCTTCGTTGCTTTCAGCCAGCCAGTCGAGAACAAAATTACCGCCGATAAAGCCGGCGCCGCCGGTGACCAGAATCATAATTTCAATGCGTCCATGGTATGGATAGAAACCGACAGAGCGTCATGTGCGCATGCTCTGTCGTAAAACCAGAAATGATCAGATATTTTGACAAAACTCGCCAGCAATACGCTTGTGAATCTGACAATTCAAAACAATCTGTGGTTATTTAGCGATATCAATAACGCGCCATCGCCGGCTCAACCTCGCCCGCCCAGCCATCCACCCCGCCCGCGAGGTTATAAACATGGCCAAACCCTTGCCGCTCCAGAAATACGCCGACTTGATAGCTGCGCATACCGTGATGGCAGATCACCACCATCTCTGCATCTTCATCCAGCTCCTGAAAACGCGACGGGATTTCATTCATCGGCAGGGGCTGGCTGTTTTCCAGGTGGCACATGGCAAATTCCCATGGCTCACGCACGTCGAGCAAAACCGGATTAGTTCGGGTTTCGTCCGCCAGCCAGGCGGCGAGGTCACGCGCGGATAATTGCTGCATTTGTTACTTTCCAGATACATGTGACTGCATAAAAAAGGCGTGGCACGCAGCCACGCCCTTGCGTTGTCGAGCAACCCGGCCTTAGAAGTGGAAGGCCGGTGCCACCGGTGCGTTTTTCATGCGCGGCAGGTTGTACTCAAACAGCTTTTCTTCGCTGAACGCGCCATGGTCAACGCGTTTTACCAGCGTTGCGCTCATGATTGGCAATTCGCCGACGATCGCGATCAGGCGACCACCTACGGCCAGTTGATCTTTCAGCGTAGCAGGCACAGAGGCAAAAGAGCCAGTGGCGATGATTACATCGAACGGCGCTTGCTCAGTCAGGCCATGCACGGCGTCGCCAACGATAACGCGAGCGTTGCGCACACCTGCGGCGGCCAGATTGGCTTCCGCTTGTGAGGCAAGGGCCGGTTCGATTTCGATGCCGTACACGTTGGCGGCCAAACCAGCTGCCAGCGCCATCAGATAGCCGGTGCCAGCACCAGCAATCAGCACCTTGTCGGCGGGCTGCAGTTCTACTTCTTGCAAGAAGCGGGCTTCGACTTTCGGTGCCAGCATGGTTGCGTCATGGCCGATAGGCAGTTCGGAATCCACAAAGGCCAGCGCCCTTTTGTCGGCCGGCACGAAGTCTTCGCGTTTGACCGTCAAAACCCGATCCAGCACCTTCTGATCCAGAACGTCCCAAGGACGGATTTGCTGTTCTACCAGCAAGTAACGGGCATGTTCCCAATCCATATTTTCACCTTGAATTCGGCCGCAAACCGGCGCGCGCACTATCAAATTAACTTGCGATTATCGCATAAAGTTAGTACCTTGCCACATAGAGTTTCGCTAGGGGTTCCGCTGTATTTGGCGGATGAGAGAGTCCCTTTGCACCTGATCCGGTTCACACCGGCGTAGGGAAGCGAAGCCGCCGTCCCCTCTGGCATGGCGTCTTTTGCGCATCCCCGCGCCCTTTTCATACAAGGAAGACGCCATGAATAATCGTGCAGATTTCACTGCAGCCCAGGCCCATGTGGACGAAGCTGCCATCCAGCCGCTGCCCAATTCCCGCAAAGTGTATGTCCAAGGCAGCCGCCCGGATCTGCGCGTGCCCATGCGCGAGATCAGCCAGAACGATACGCCGACCGCGTTTGGCGGCGAGCAAAATCCACCCATCACCGTGTATGACTGTTCCGGCTTGTACACGGACCCAACCGCAACGATTGATGTACGCAAAGGCTTGCCCAGTGTGCGCGGCGCGTGGATTGAGGAACGCAATGACACAGTCTTGCTGGATCAACTGACCAGCGACTTTGGCCGCATGCGTGCTGACGACAAGACGCTGGACGAACTGCGCTTTGAGCTGCATCGCCAGCCACGCAAGGCCAAAGACGGCGCCAACGTGTCGCAAATGCATTACGCCCGTCAAGGCGTCATCACGCCAGAAATGGAATACGTGGCGATCCGCGAAAACATGCGCCGCGAAGAATATATGCAAAGCCTGCTGGATATCGGCGGTGACAAAGGCAAGCGCATGGCGGATCTGATGCTGCGTCAGCATCCCGGCCAGAGTTTTGGCGCGTCCATCCCGGCCAAGATCACCCCCGAGTTTGTACGTGACGAAATCGCCCGTGGCCGCGCGATTATCCCCGCCAACATCAATCACCCCGAAGTCGAGCCAATGATCATTGGCCGCAATTTCCTGGTGAAGATCAACGGCAACATCGGCAACTCAGCCGTCACCTCGTCCATCAATGAAGAAGTCGACAAGATGACCTGGGGTATCCGCTGGGGCGCGGACACCATCATGGATTTGTCCACCGGCAAGAATATCCACGAAACGCGGGAGTGGATTCTGCGCAACAGCCCGGTGCCGATTGGCACGGTGCCAATCTACCAGGCGCTGGAAAAGGTTAACGGCAAGGCCGAAGACCTGACTTGGGAACTGTTCCGCGACACGCTGATCGAGCAAGCCGAACAAGGTGTGGATTACTTCACCATTCACGCGGGCGTATTGCTGCGTTATGTGCCGCTCACCGCCAACCGCATGACCGGCATTGTGTCGCGTGGCGGCTCGATCATGGCCAAGTGGTGTCTGGCGCATCACAAGGAGAACTTCCTCTACACGCATTTCGCCGACATCTGCGAAATCATGAAGGCCTACGATGTGAGTTTCTCGCTGGGCGATGGCTTGCGTCCAGGTTCGATCTGGGATGCCAACGACGAAGCCCAGTTGGGCGAATTGCGCACGCTGGGCGAGCTGACCCAGATTGCGTGGCAGCACGATGTACAGGTGATGATCGAAGGCCCGGGCCACGTGCCGATGCAGTTGATCAAAGAGAATATGGACCTGGAACTGCAAGACTGTTCCGAAGCGCCGTTCTACACGCTGGGGCCTTTGACCACCGATATCGCCCCCGGCTACGACCACATCACTTCCGCCATCGGTGCGGCGCAGATTGGCTGGTACGGCACGGCGATGCTGTGTTACGTGACACCGAAGGAACACCTGGGCTTGCCGAACAAAGATGATGTCAAGGAAGGCATCATCACCTACAAGCTGGCTGCACACGCTGCAGACCTGGCCAAGGGCCACCCAGGCGCGCAGATTCGCGACAATGCTTTGTCCAAAGCACGCTTTGAATTCCGCTGGGAAGACCAATTCAACCTGGGTCTCGATCCGGACAAAGCGCGTTCTTTCCACGATGAAACGCTGCCACAAGAAGGTGCCAAACTGGCGCACTTCTGTTCCATGTGTGGTCCGCACTTCTGCTCAATGAAGATCACCCAGGACGTGCGCGAATACGCAGCGCAGCAAGGCATCAACGAAGCGGAAGCGCTGAACAAGGGTATGCAAGCCAAATCCATCGAGTTCGTAAAACGCGGCGCCGAGGTTTATCACAAGGAATAACCCACGTCCGGGCCCGTCTACCGGGCCACGAGTGAGTCACAAAATGAGCGCTGCGGCGCTCATTTTTTTTGCGCGCTCAGCCAAGCTGGCATGAAGTGCCTTTCAACTACAGGATTGCTCCGTTAGTCGTGATTTTTTGTAAGCTTTATGCTTTCCATATTGAAATATTCCAACGCCACAGCGGAGTTCTTTGAGAAGGATCAGTGTTTACTTATAGATAAACAGTGAAGTTAATGCTTGACTCCTTGTATTGCATTGCACAAAAATTACTAACAACAGGGACAAACTTGTCTCCTATAGTAAATAAACTTCAATGCCATTTTGCGCCGTCAATATCCAACAGGAGCAAGCCATGTCTGTTTATCCAGTCGTTCTATGTGGTGGTAGCGGTTCGCGGCTGTGGCCAATGTCGCGTGGTGGGTATCCCAAGCAATACCTCAAGCTGACCGGCAAAAACAGCCTGTTGCAACAGACTGTGGAGCGTTTAAAGGGCATTGCCGAGGTTAATCCGCCGCTATTGATATCGCATGAAGAGCAGCGCTTTCTGGTGGCGGAGCAAGTGCGCAAAGTGGATGTCACGCCACAAACCATCGTGCTGGAGCCCGTCGGCAGAAATACGGCGCCTGCCGTCGCCATCGCCGCCTTGCTGGTCACCGAGAAAGACCCGGAAGGATTGCTGCTGGTACTACCGTCGGATCACGTCATCCAGAACGAGACAGTTTTCCACGCCTTGGTCGCGCAAGCGGCAACGGTGGCACAGATGGGCAAGCTGGTTACCTTCGGGATCAAGCCAACCTCGCCACAAACCGGTTATGGCTATATCCGCCGCGGCGCGTCGCTCACTACCGATGGCGCTTATCACGTTGACGCTTTTGTAGAAAAACCGGATCTGGCCACTGCTGAGCAATTCCTGGCGGCAGGCAGCTACTACTGGAACAGCGGTATGTTCATGCTCAAGGCCTCGGTCTATCTGGATGAGCTGCGTCGCCTGCAACCAGAAATGCTGGTCAACGCCCAGCTGTCGCTGGAACGCAGCATGCGCGATGGCGACTTCACCCGGCTGAACAAAGACGCCTTCACCGCCTGCCCGTCTGATTCCATTGATTACGCGGTGATGGAGAAAACCACGGAAGCCGCCGTGATTGAGGCCGCCGATCTGGGCTGGAATGACATCGGCTCGTGGAGTGCGCTGGCTGATATCGGTGACAAGGATGATGATGGCAACGTGGTGCTTGGGGATGTGCTGACCGACCAGGTTAGCGGCTCCTACATCCGTGCGGAATATCGCATGATTGCCGCCATCGGCCTGAAGGATATTGTGATTGTCGAAACCGCCGATGCCATTCTGGTCGCGCACAAAGACAAAGTGCAGGACGTCAAAAAGATTGTGGAGCGGCTCAATGCCTCCAAGCGCTCCGAGTCGATCACGCACCGCAAAGTGGTACGGCCGTGGGGGTCATACGAAGGCATCGACAATGGCGATCGCTTCCAGGTCAAACGCATTATCGTCACCCCGGGCGCGCAACTGAGTCTGCAAATGCATCACCACCGCGCGGAGCACTGGATCGTGGTCAAGGGCACGGCGCTGGTGGATAACGGCGATCAGCACATCTTGCTGACCGAAAACCAGTCCACGTATATCCCGCTGGGTGTCACGCACCGCCTGAAAAACCCTGGCAAGATTCCGCTGGAATTGATCGAAGTGCAGTCCGGCCCATATCTGGGCGAGGATGACATCGTGCGCTTTGAAGATACCTACGGCCGGGTAGAAGCGCCTGCGGTGATCAAATGAGTGGCGGTAGCTTGCGTTGTTTCAAGGCCTACGACATCCGCGGCCGGCTGGGCGATGAGCTGAACGAAGACATCGCCTACGCCATTGGCCGCGCGTATGCCCAGTTTCTGCAGGCCAGACGGGTGGTGATCGGTGGGGATGTGCGTACTTCTACCGATGAGCTCAAAGCCGCGCTGGCTAACGGCTTGATGGATGGGGGTGCCGATGTCATCGATATCGGCATGACCGGCACTGAGGAAGTCTACTTTGCCGCGTTTCATCTGGATGTAGATGGCGGCATTGAAGTCACTGCCAGCCACAATCCGATCGACTACAACGGCATGAAGCTGGTCAAGCGCGGTGCCCGTCCCATCAGTGGCGATACCGGCTTGAAAGAAGTGCAACACCTCGCCGAAACGCGCAACTTCGCCCCTGCGCTCCGGCGCGGCACGTTAACCCGTCAAAGCATCCTGGATGCGTACATTGAGCATCTGCTGGGTTATGTCGATCTGGCAACACTCAAGCCGCTCAAACTGGTGGTCAACGCCGGTAATGGCGCTGCGGGCCACGTGGTCGATGCGCTGGAAGCCGCGTTTACCCGGTTGCATGTGCCGATCACGCTCATCAAGGTGCATAACGAACCCGACGGCACCTTTCCTCATGGCATTCCCAATCCACTACTGCCGGAATGCCGCGCCGATACGGCCAACGCAGTCAAAGCGAACGCCGCCGATATGGGCATTGCCTGGGATGGCGACTTTGACCGCTGCTTTTTGTTTGATGAACGCGGCGAATTCATCGAGGGTTATTACATCGTCGGTCTGCTGGCCGCAGCGTTCCTGGCACGCCAGCCTGGCGCCAAAATCATCCATGATCCGCGCCTGACCTGGAACACCATCGACGTCGTGAAAACCGCTGGCGGCATACCGGTGCAAAGCAAGACCGGCCACGCTTTTATCAAGGAGCGCATGCGCCAGGAAGACGCCATTTATGGCGGCGAGATGAGCGCACATCACTACTTCCGCGATTTTGCCTACTGCGACAGCGGCATGATTCCGTGGCTGCTGGTGTGCCAGTTGCTGAGCATCACCGGCGAGCCTTTGTCGGCGCTGGTGGCAGATCGCATTGCGCGCTTCCCGTCATCCGGTGAAATCAACCGCAAACTGGCCGATGCACCCGCAGCCATCGCCGAGATTCGCCGCCGCTATGAACCTGAAGCACTGGCGGTGGATGAGACCGACGGCATCAGTCTGGAGTTTGCTGACTGGCGCCTGAATCTGCGCTCGTCCAACACCGAGCCCGTGGTGCGGTTGAATGTGGAGTCACGCGGTGATCCGGCACTGATGCAGCGCCATACCGACGACATCCTTAAGGTACTAGATGGCTTTGCACTCCAGCCAACCGAGGCAGCAACACACTAAGCACTCAGGCCTTTGCGGGCACGACATGCGGCATGGGCGCTTTGAAAATGCCCCATGCCGCCAGCAGCAGCAAACCGATCGACACCCAGGCGGCCTCGCGCAGGCCGCTTATGGTTTGCGCGGCATCTCCGTTGGCCAAAGACCCGAACACCGCCACTCCAATGGCACCTGCGGCTTGCCGGGCGGCGTTCAGAACCGCCGACGCCGTGCCGGAACGCTGCTTGGGTACGCTGGCCAACACGGTGGTGGTCATCGCTGGCACTGCCAGTCCCATGCCGGTCGGGATCAGCAAGAACGCCACAAACAACAACGTGTGTGAGCTTGCTCCGGCCACACTGAGCAGCAACAGAAACCCTGCCGCATCCAGCGACGCGCCCAACAAAATCGGCAAGCGCCGCCCGAAGCGGGCCATCACCCAGCCGCTGATCACATTGGACAAAAAGAACCCGGCGGTGAGCGGCAGAAACGCCAGTCCGGCGTGCAAAGCGGAATATCCCAACACGCGTTGCAGATAAAGGGTGAGCACAAACAACATGCCGTAATAGGTCAGATTAACCGCCATACCAAATAACACGGCCGCGTTGAAGGTGCGATTACGAAACAGGTCGAGTGGGATGGTCGGCTCAGGCACGCGCTGCTGCACTCGAAGAAAC
This genomic interval from Silvimonas soli contains the following:
- a CDS encoding phosphomannomutase CpsG (capsular polysaccharide biosynthesis protein; catalyzes the formation of D-mannose 6-phosphate from alpha-D-mannose 1-phosphate), with product MSGGSLRCFKAYDIRGRLGDELNEDIAYAIGRAYAQFLQARRVVIGGDVRTSTDELKAALANGLMDGGADVIDIGMTGTEEVYFAAFHLDVDGGIEVTASHNPIDYNGMKLVKRGARPISGDTGLKEVQHLAETRNFAPALRRGTLTRQSILDAYIEHLLGYVDLATLKPLKLVVNAGNGAAGHVVDALEAAFTRLHVPITLIKVHNEPDGTFPHGIPNPLLPECRADTANAVKANAADMGIAWDGDFDRCFLFDERGEFIEGYYIVGLLAAAFLARQPGAKIIHDPRLTWNTIDVVKTAGGIPVQSKTGHAFIKERMRQEDAIYGGEMSAHHYFRDFAYCDSGMIPWLLVCQLLSITGEPLSALVADRIARFPSSGEINRKLADAPAAIAEIRRRYEPEALAVDETDGISLEFADWRLNLRSSNTEPVVRLNVESRGDPALMQRHTDDILKVLDGFALQPTEAATH
- the thiC gene encoding phosphomethylpyrimidine synthase ThiC; translation: MNNRADFTAAQAHVDEAAIQPLPNSRKVYVQGSRPDLRVPMREISQNDTPTAFGGEQNPPITVYDCSGLYTDPTATIDVRKGLPSVRGAWIEERNDTVLLDQLTSDFGRMRADDKTLDELRFELHRQPRKAKDGANVSQMHYARQGVITPEMEYVAIRENMRREEYMQSLLDIGGDKGKRMADLMLRQHPGQSFGASIPAKITPEFVRDEIARGRAIIPANINHPEVEPMIIGRNFLVKINGNIGNSAVTSSINEEVDKMTWGIRWGADTIMDLSTGKNIHETREWILRNSPVPIGTVPIYQALEKVNGKAEDLTWELFRDTLIEQAEQGVDYFTIHAGVLLRYVPLTANRMTGIVSRGGSIMAKWCLAHHKENFLYTHFADICEIMKAYDVSFSLGDGLRPGSIWDANDEAQLGELRTLGELTQIAWQHDVQVMIEGPGHVPMQLIKENMDLELQDCSEAPFYTLGPLTTDIAPGYDHITSAIGAAQIGWYGTAMLCYVTPKEHLGLPNKDDVKEGIITYKLAAHAADLAKGHPGAQIRDNALSKARFEFRWEDQFNLGLDPDKARSFHDETLPQEGAKLAHFCSMCGPHFCSMKITQDVREYAAQQGINEAEALNKGMQAKSIEFVKRGAEVYHKE
- a CDS encoding mannose-1-phosphate guanylyltransferase/mannose-6-phosphate isomerase; the protein is MSVYPVVLCGGSGSRLWPMSRGGYPKQYLKLTGKNSLLQQTVERLKGIAEVNPPLLISHEEQRFLVAEQVRKVDVTPQTIVLEPVGRNTAPAVAIAALLVTEKDPEGLLLVLPSDHVIQNETVFHALVAQAATVAQMGKLVTFGIKPTSPQTGYGYIRRGASLTTDGAYHVDAFVEKPDLATAEQFLAAGSYYWNSGMFMLKASVYLDELRRLQPEMLVNAQLSLERSMRDGDFTRLNKDAFTACPSDSIDYAVMEKTTEAAVIEAADLGWNDIGSWSALADIGDKDDDGNVVLGDVLTDQVSGSYIRAEYRMIAAIGLKDIVIVETADAILVAHKDKVQDVKKIVERLNASKRSESITHRKVVRPWGSYEGIDNGDRFQVKRIIVTPGAQLSLQMHHHRAEHWIVVKGTALVDNGDQHILLTENQSTYIPLGVTHRLKNPGKIPLELIEVQSGPYLGEDDIVRFEDTYGRVEAPAVIK